One part of the Acidobacteriota bacterium genome encodes these proteins:
- a CDS encoding lysophospholipid acyltransferase family protein, giving the protein MKKLLEGLTELLVRGFFFFLRLLPYLWARALCRALAGLVYRLDAKHRRIGLINLSIAFPDESPAWREGVLRESFRQLGDLAVEISRLGRLDRRQLKERVRYEEGYGLEHYLEARQEGGGILFLTAHVGPWELLPAAHALLGSPLSFLVRPLDLPGLNRWLNRRREACGNEVIPKQSALRKVLKRLQQGRDVGFLIDQNVQEKDGVYAPFFGRPACTSSALAALALKTGAPVVAGFIHPDGRPGYWKIRFHPPLRFSPSGDHDKDLREATARFNHLIEEAIRHSPAHWLWGHRRWRTQPEGNPYAPEGATPNAR; this is encoded by the coding sequence GTGAAGAAGCTGCTGGAAGGGCTGACGGAGCTTTTGGTGAGGGGGTTTTTCTTCTTCCTGCGCCTGCTCCCTTACCTGTGGGCCCGCGCCCTCTGCCGCGCTCTGGCCGGCTTGGTTTACCGGCTGGACGCCAAGCATCGCCGCATCGGACTCATCAACCTCTCCATCGCTTTCCCCGATGAATCGCCGGCCTGGCGGGAAGGCGTGCTGAGGGAGAGCTTTCGCCAACTGGGCGACCTGGCGGTGGAAATCAGCCGCCTGGGCCGGCTCGATCGCCGGCAATTGAAAGAGCGGGTGCGCTATGAGGAGGGATACGGGCTCGAGCACTACCTCGAGGCCCGGCAGGAGGGCGGAGGCATCCTCTTTCTGACGGCTCACGTGGGGCCCTGGGAACTGTTGCCGGCAGCCCACGCATTGCTGGGAAGTCCGCTCAGCTTTCTGGTGCGTCCCCTTGACCTGCCGGGGCTCAACCGCTGGCTCAACCGGCGCCGCGAAGCCTGCGGCAACGAGGTCATCCCCAAACAGTCAGCCTTGCGCAAAGTGCTCAAGCGCTTGCAGCAAGGACGCGACGTCGGTTTCTTGATCGACCAGAACGTGCAGGAAAAGGACGGAGTTTACGCTCCCTTTTTCGGGAGGCCGGCCTGCACCAGTTCGGCATTGGCGGCCCTGGCTTTGAAGACCGGTGCTCCGGTGGTGGCGGGGTTCATTCATCCGGACGGACGTCCGGGCTATTGGAAGATCCGCTTCCATCCGCCGCTGCGCTTTTCACCCAGCGGGGATCATGACAAGGACTTGCGGGAGGCTACCGCCCGTTTCAACCACCTGATCGAAGAGGCCATCCGTCATTCCCCGGCTCATTGGCTATGGGGACATCGCCGTTGGCGCACTCAGCCGGAAGGCAATCCCTATGCCCCTGAGGGGGCAACTCCCAACGCCCGATAA